aaacatgcTGAACGCTTTGTGGGTATGTCGACTCTGATTGGGGAAACGATTTGTACGATAGAAAATCAACATCCGGACTCGCAGCGTTAAGCTCAGCTGTTTGTGTAGCGTGCTGTCTATCCACATTATTAAAAGACTTTCACATAAGGAAGCAAAATCCTATTCGAATCTGAGTTGATAACCCAGCCGCCATAAACTTGGGGAATAACCCAGAAAATAATAAGCGAGTGAAACACATAGACATTAAGTTTCATTTTACtaagcaaaaaattgaaaatggtttAATTACATTAAGATATGTTAAAACAGAGGAGCAACTGGCTGACCTATTCACCAAACCAttaccagaagaaaaatttaaaaaatttgtcgaatcATTGAATCTTGTTTAACAGTAAGTGAACAAAGTGCTAGAAACAAGGGGGCGCCAATATCAACAttcatattttgttttgtgaggaaaagaaaaaaaaaggagggaaAATGATCAGGATTTGATTGAGGGGGCGTGTGAAAGTAATTCACAATAAAGTAAAATGACTAGGGACTTTTTCTCGCTGCCTAAAAGTTGCTATAGTCACTAGTATATTATTTCCTATAAGCAGTGCCATCTTGAACTCTCCCACCCCAGTTTTTTTCCTGGTCTCCCCGTCCATGCTAGCATGTAGATCGTACAAAAATTCAAGCTACGGCTGGTCAAGTGTACTATAGTATTACAAAATCAAATCTTATTAAATGAAATATGATTTGCATCAAATAAAACACATGTTTTTCACCTTAAAAACAACAGAAAGCACCCCCCATGTATCAATTGTTAGCCTTCGCATATCGATCAGAGCATTGAGACACACCACCTCGaatacctttttctataaacataagCATATCTATATCAGTAAGAAGCTCGAGTTCGATATCGGTACATTTCAACATTGCATCAAACGAAAGACCGGGCGCTGTAAAATAATGGAAAGGGTCCAGGTTGTACGTggcataacaattttttcgaaagtgtTCAAAAACGTCAGCCAACAGATAAACATCAGTTTGCAAATATAAGTCTGAATATCACCCCAACGTTTTCAGGTTAAAAGCTTGCCAAACCTTACACGCGTGTGCGTAATCGTTATCCGAAATATCTtggttgtttaattttgaataaaatctttctttaGGTGGTAACTTTACGTCCTCGAGCTTCTCCCAACCATCCATGTACTCGTACGGAAAAACACCTTTCCTGGTTAATAACTCGAATTTGTCAGAGCTAGTGCAAAATTGACGTGTAATTGCTTTTTGTTTATCATTCAAATACGTTGCCAGTTTTTCGAGGCTGCTGGGCATGAAACGGAACGAATCTAGAAATCTGAACTTTATATCTGTCCCGTTGACATATTTTGTGAACGAAATGTACTCTTCTTTGTTCCCGGGTAGAAGCTGAATGGTACCCCCGAAAGTTGTGGCCAATGCTTTAATCAGAAAATGCGAATCGTAACCCGACAGATTGTGGAATGTCACTGGGATAGTATGCGAGTTTTAATAATTGAGATTACAGCTTTGATGTGCAGGACCACGGTACTTTCCTGTGAAATGACAGTGCTCACAGTGTTTTGCGTCTTCGCGCGTGAATGGCTTTTCACAAATATGACATACCTTTGATAGattaaattcgttaatttgATTGAAGTTCAGTGACTCCATAGGTACAATGGTTTTGAAATAGGTTTCTAATGAGTGTGCCAATTGCTCCAACTCGTTCACAAACTATTCGATACAAGTCTCCCCGCGGTTAATTTTGAACGTTGAAATGGAATCCTTAAAGGTGCAATGCAGGTAATATGCTATACTATAAGAAATATGATTTTCGTAAATTGTTCTATTTTCTGACACTTGAATATTAGTAACGTGCAACAATCATTCAAGATCCGCGTAAATACAGAACAGAACGGTTTCTTTGtgctagaaatttttgaatttcagaatcttTTCCTCTTCTGTAGGTAAATCAACTTTGGTCTCGTTTAAACTCATGCAATAAACTCTATGGTTTGCCAAACATCTTTCAGATTGGAAATGCATTAGACATCTATCAGAAACCAAATATTAGGATGGTGCTTAGAAATTTAAGAACTTGTCAACCGCGATAAATTGCAAATCCAAGTGAAATGGaagattctattttttcacaatattccaatcaatatcatcgtcatcgtctgtAATTTCGGGTTCCACTACCAAGAAATGAATTACGGGTTCATCATACTTATTCTGACTTAAGTGAATCGGTACTATTTCACTTTTTCCTACCATCTTGGTCTATACCATAGACATTGATGGAAAGTtcgttgagtttttcaaattttgaaatggcATTTTTATCTAGAGACATAGGAAGGTTTATATTATCATATCGTAgcactgattgtgagctgAAATGTGGATACGAGCTAGTTATGTTAGGATTGTTGTTGTTAGCTGGAAACAGAGCTGCGGTGACCGACCAAAGGAAGCAGTAAGAGTTGTTATTTGAATGTTGACCACAGCTCTCTTATCTCTGATGTGCTTCGGTAACGGGGTGTAGGTACACAGACCACCTCGTAGTGGCGTATACTTGTTAATGTTGACGGCaagatttataatttcaagtaaTGACCAGCCTGAATCCTTTTCCTGGAAATCTTCCACCTTTGTTAACTAACGCTTTGTAACATTTTCGATGAACCATTTGTTGATATCCGTTGTCTGGAGGATTATTTGGTTTCACGTATTAAAGAATTTGTTATCTTCTACTATGTGGTCATCCTTCTTTACTTCGAACTTACACTCCAGGATAGCGTTGACTTTTAGGCTCCTGGGTTTCTTCAAAGCGTTTTTCAGTCTTGTCACAGCAAGTAACTTTACGTCCTCCAGAAACCTCTCCACGTCTTCATGTTTCAAATTGGTGATGGATCCGGTTTTGTATTCTTCCCTCAAAAACCGACTCCAATTCTTCTTAGTTTACGCGGTCGCTTCTTCTTTGTTGCCGCGTACCGTCACCTGTTCTCTGAAgaggtttgaatttttccactaGCTATTTCAAGAGTCCGATCTGTGTGATATgcaataattttcgttttctcacCCATCGTTGAAGCCTTTCGCAGAATTTTGGTTAGAAGCCGGATATTTTGCAGCCCAAATTTAATCCATTTCTGAATCTCCGTTGGCGATGATTTGTCCAAAATTTTGTACGCAGATTCCATAATGTTGATCAATTACAAACATTTCACGGATTTCATCTTTCTTACTTCTCATGTGCTCTTGACAAGTTAAAACATGGATGATCGTTTGCTGTGATGGTAATCCTTTTTATAGGGTGAGCTATACGTGTGTCTATTGCCCGTGGTGTGATGTCATTCGGTAAACATGGAGTACGATATCACATTTCTCCGTTTGCAAGACATAAACACAATTGTTCGTTATATAGGAGTCCTGGAGAGGTATTTGGTCCGAAGAAAGAACGTCATGTGATTAATATCACTGCGAACTTTGGGCTGAGCAGATCGTTTGCTCAAAATGTCACGCGGTTGATAACGCGCCGTACTTTGGACTCAAAcagaacgtcacgtggttcaccCCAGCCATTCTCGGAACTATTAATTGTCGGATGTCACGTGATTGATATCTTACTGGTATTTCGACCACACGAGCAATTTTCGAGAAGAGAATGTCAAGTGGTTGATATCGGGTTACCGAAAATAATCCGTTGGacaatgtagaattcctggctatctcgtctccaaatcaagatatcttcaatttttctgctgagcTGACACGAGTGTTTGCAAGTTGAACGAACGCATCTGAGAATTTCAGGTTCCAATCGTAACTTAGTCCGAACAGTCGAAAAACAACGGAAATTGTTGTCCTCTCGGGTGAATACCGAAATTTCTCTAATTCTCCGGTACGGGCCAGCTGAGTCTCCAGTAGCCTGTCGATCCCACGTGGGAATTTCAGGTTTGACTGATGACTCGCCacaatccgttgaaaaatgtggaattcctggctatctcctctccaaatcgagatatcttcaatttttctgctgggctAACCTAAGTGTTTCCAAGTCTGACGAACGCATTTGAGAATTTCAGGTTCCAATCGTAatttggtcggaacggtcgaAAAACGACGAAATTTATGGTTTTTTCAGCTGAATACCAacgtttctcaaattttctgaTGCGGGCTGGCTGAGTGTCTGCAAATTTGTCGAACCCACGTGAGAATTTCAGGTTCAACCTACAACTGAAGAAattccgttgcaaaatgtagaattctttGCTATCTCGTCtcaaaatcaagatatctttaATTGCAGCCGAGCTGACCTGACTGAATGTTCGCAAGTCTAACGAACGCATCCGAGAATTTCTGGTTTcaatcgtaacttggtcagatcgGTCGAAAAACGACCAAAATTGTGgttttctcggccaattaccaacatttctctgattttttaGTGCGGGCTGGCTTAGTGTCCGCAAGTTGGTCGAACCCACGTCACAATTTCAGGTTCGACTCACAACTAAAGAAATTTTGTcgcaaaatgtagaattctcggctatctcgtctccaaatcaagatatTGTAAGAGGATGGCTTCACAAATAAATGAACTAACAGAGGTTCAATGTAAAAGCGTTTATACGGCCGGAGCGGAGCGGTTATACGTCCCGATCCCGACGCGGTCTCCTCGGGTCTCTCTGCTCGGTTCCCCCCTTCTCTGCGTCTTTTATCAGAGACGCGTCACTGGCGTCACCGTCACTCCGTATAGTGGTGCCGCCTTAAAGTTACCGTTCCAACTTATATTTAATTCTTACAGTTCGGCCAGCCTGACAAAAGTTCGGCTCGAACTTTAATTTGagattttctctttcttttttttctcggtaatGATCATCGCTATAACACAGGTAAGTATTAATCGCAGTTTTACATGTTACACAAATACAGTATAAATCACAGTTTTACATGTTACAAAAATACAGTATAAATCACAGTTTCACAGGTTATAAAAACATTGTACACAGGTTATGCCAACGTATAGGATAGGATCAATTTACGTAATTTGGACCTTCGGTGACTTGCCAAGGCCTCACATTGCAAGCTTCCCATGTTCCGGTATACGGTTTTTTGCGTAACCTGGAGGTTCTCTACATCTTTAAGGACATATCGATGGTTTCTTAAAATTCTAATGACCTCATAGGGTCCTTTGTACCGTGGGATTAGCTTCCTGGCTGCACCCGGAgtattgtcaaaattttttgtcattacATAATCGCCTTCTTTGTACTTATACagttctttctgttttttatcTAAATACGTTTTGTTGTACTCTTgtgatttatcaatttcaactttggccttatttattaattctttcaggttcCTGTCAACTTTATTTTGTTCGTGTTGAAGGCATTCACACAAAACATCGGCTACATTGCCGCGTTGGTCAATGCCGAACAACAGCATACTCGGTGTTCACCTGTAGTTTTTTGGACAGTATTATTGAGCGCGAACTCAACATCGGTAAGTACCTTGTACCAATATTTACCAGAGGCGTCATCGGATAATTTTGCTAACATGGGACCTAATACGCGATTTACTCTTTCGACCTGGCAATTTGCTATAGGCGATCCGGTCGCAATCTCTACATGTTTGACGTTATTTTCcaggagaaaattttcaaattcctgcTACGTGAAGGCAGTACCGCGATCAGAAATGATGGTTACAGGTCTGCTGTAGTTACGAAAGTGTTCGGATAACTAACTTATTACCTCCCGTGAATTCGTCGTCTTCATAGGGTATAGTTTCGTAAACTTCGTAAAAGCGTCGATCACCAAAAGTACGTGCTGTTTCGTCAACCGTTTCCTGTCTACTGGTCCAAAATAGTCGATGTGGTAAGTAACGAAAGGTCTGTCTCCTTTTGGACTTACATTAGGAAATCCCTCGTTTTTTCCTGTGCTTGGAGAGAATGCAATACACTTAAGACACTTTGCAATGTATGTCTTGACTTTTTCGCGTAGGTTGGGAaaccaataattttttagaatcaCACTGACGGTCTTTTCTACCCCTAGGTGGCCTATCTCGTCGTGGTATTTGCGAATCACGTGGGTCGTCATGTCAACAGGTACGTAGAATAAATGTACACCGTCACGTTTACGGTAGACTATACCATTTCTCATTTCGTACAACTTATCTTCGGATCTTTCTAACTTCAACCGTAGTTCTCTAATCACAGGGTCACAATTCTGGTTAACCGATAAATTTGCCTCGAAGGAATTGTCTTTAACGACCATGACGTTTACAGCGCGGCTGAAGACGTTTACATGTTTCATTCTGTCACCTGCTCGGTGCTCAAGAGTTGCATCGTAATTTGCGAGTTCGAGGGCCCATCTCGCGGTCCTGAGATTGACATCTTTCTTATCTAAGGTAAGCTTCAGCGAATTACAATCTCCctatctaataaaaaaatcctgtACCGCACAGCAACAGGTAAAAAAGactataataacaatagtacaCGTATGAAATTGGCGGTGAGGTGAGAtgcagaaaacaaaacaacagcTGTCATCGGCTGTTTATGACAGTCTTTGACAAATATCTTTATAGTTATCTGTCTCTGAcacaaaaaagataaatatgcAAACGGGAATTATAAAGATGATTCCAGACGGGAATTGTCTTCTTCGCGCGCTGGCGTATTGTGTACACGGCACTCAATATCGACATGCAGAGGTGAGACTGAGTATTGAGTACGTCAAGGTGCTGTTCAATCGTTACTTTGGCAATAAGGAAGTCATCCATACATGCCACTACCTCATATTTGCTTATAAACTCCGCCAGCACTTTGTTAACGAACCGCTGAAATTTTGACGGAGCTGTCTTAAGCCCGAAGGGCATCCTTAGATGTTCAATTGACCTAAAGGGATCACAAATGATGTATATTTGATTGAATCTTCGGTAACCTTAATGTGGTGAAACCCGTCCTTTAAGTCGAGCAAACTATAGTACTTCTTATCTCTTAACGTATCGATTTGATCTTCGATCAATGGGAGTGGGTAATTATCCCTCTCAATGATCTTGTTAAGAAATCTATAGTCTATGCAGAGTCTGAACTCCCTATTGCTCTTTTTGACTAGAACAATAGGCGATGCGTAAGGCGATTCGCTCGGTCGAATAGTCCCGTTTTCCAACAACTTGTCTAAAATCTTTTTCAGCTGTTCTTTCTCTGTAAAGGCCAACCTACTAAAATAGAGAGGTTTGTCACTAGTGAGGGTCAGTGATATCTCTCCCTGCACCTGTGGTTCAATTGGACGTTCTGGTGACAGATAATCCGTGGTTAACAATCGTCTTACTGCCGACTGAATTTCTCGGCTAATGCCTGGATTTATCAATATTGATTCAGCTACGTTGACATCTATGCTACAGGTTTCAATATTAAACGGTTCTTGAACAACCTCTTCTTCCAGCTCAGCAGGTGTTTTCAGctctaaatttaatttttttaatacctcTCGACCCAGAATTATTGAAGTTTTCATCGTAGAATCGGGCACAACCCTGAGATCTATGTCTTCACAGTTAAGACCATCGAAACGTACGTTAGCCCTAATTTTGCCTCTTATTTCTAGGTTACTATTGTTCAAACCTACATATTGGTTTAGTTCAATATCTGTGGTATCTATATTTACGTTAAGTACAACCTGTTGCTTGATTAGACTTATGGGACTTCCTGTATCCAATAAGGTGTCCAGAAGGCACCTTGATTTTCCCACCTTGACGTCGAATTCAGCAATCTTATAGAAGTTGGCTCCGTCTGGTTCCGATATAAAGCTGATCTGCTCCCTCTTAACTTTGGGGCAGTCCGGTAGTTGATGGTCAGCTGCGAAGCATTTAAGACATGCCCCTTTCGCTCGCCTTGGAAGTTTGCAATCAAAAGCAAGATGACCATTTTTACTGCAATTGAAGCAACGTGGACTCTGGAATGTATCAACTGGTTTCTTTTCAGTCAACGATGCCTTGTGTTCGGAAGCTACAGGCGTCGCCTTGGTGTTTTCACCTCCGTAGGCCTCActctttgcaaaaatttttttttcaggtggCAATTTCACCTTATCAAAAGCATCCAACAAGGATGCCTTTTCCCGGAAGCGCTGAATCCTTGCTTGGGTCTGAATAGACGTATTAGGGATTCCGTCGATTAGGTAGTCGACCAATTCCTCTTCATCGATTGGAACGTCACTACCCAGAATAATTTTGTCGTGGTAATAATCACTGAAATTTTCCAAAGCTTTCCAGATTCTGTCCTCAAATTTCTTTCGACGAGCCAGTCGATTGGGACGATGGTCGAACATCATAGCCAGTTCGTGTAAGAGTACACCCACCTTCATGCCAATATACTCTGGTTTTGATTGAAACCACTGGCTTGCATTGCCCTTAAGCTTGGCGCTTAGTAGAAGTCGAGCGTGAGCATCGTCCAATTGATACGTACGGCACAAAAGTTTGAACTGTTCCTCCCATTTCCTGAAGTCAACATTTCCACCCTTGAAGTCACCGATTAACTCCTTCATGGCGTTGATGTTGTGGTTTTGCTGCACAAGTTGCTCGCGCACAGGTTCCCTGGGCGCTGGCACAATCTCACGTGAAAGAAGAGCAAGCTCACGTCTCGCAAACTCCAACTCTTTGGCCATCATATATCGTTCTCTGGCCATCATGTCTCGTTCTCTGGTCAGAAGTGCTATTTCTCTATAATTAGTGTTGATGTTTTGTTCCGCAATGACATCGTTTAACTGGATATTCTCACCCCCGCATCAGCTGATTCCGCGGAGTCTAGAATTTCGGATGCGTCGGCTACAGCAGTCGGGCTAACTAGGCCGTCGATCCACTGTCCAATCGGATCGTTCTCGTGAAGACGTTTCAATAGCTCGGATTTCGCTCCTGTAGCAGGAAGGCCTTGAGCCCGTGCCACTTCCTTTAACGTATTGAGGGAGAACTTGTTGGGGTCTCTAACCTCACTACTTTGTCCCGGACTCATGTTTGATAGGTTTATTCTCGCGCGCGCAACACTAGCACAATCGAGTGTTCCTAAACGTAACCAGAGTGTCTCAGGCGTCTCTGTCGGTAACGAAGACGCGAACTCGGCAAACAGAGGGCCCGCAAGAGTCCCGAACCGATCACAGGGCGACGTGCGTTCTTCTTATCGAACTACAACGGACGCAATGCACCTAACAATAAATCgcaatttcttttgtttcaggTGTGTATCCCGAATAAAGCACTGAATCAACAATTTCAAAGGCTTATTCACTGAGAGAGCCCGCACAGAAGTTTTCCCAGAAGTCTATACATAACCGTAAATATCGTGGACGCAACACAGAAGACTTGAATTGAAAACAACGTGGTTCGAACTGAAGCGATCACGTTTTCCCGCTATTTCACGATTGTAGGCGTAATTTTCGGGCTGATCCCACTTCTGAAGTTTGTGAGAGGATGGCTTCACAAATGAATGAACTCACAGAGgtttaaggccccgctgacctggcatgtcatatatatatttcgtgacgtcagaagcggggaaaacgCCATAACGAATCCTGCAAGAACGGAAGCACGAATCTTAGTcgggaaatttttgaattgaagCTTGAATGAAAGTGTACGTGGCTAACTCAGTcactggtcatgcaaatcgctgataatgtgtataataaagaataatgaagtgaataaaattacgccaaaacaaacatggccgatcggagctaccgcatgttgaatattcactgattgcactgtttcacaatttctttcactctcgCCAGACAGTTAGCCACTTACAAAAGCACTCACTTTattcgggaaaacttatactatcagttatttttttgtaaatatggtACGATTCGTAACGGcgattttcatgtgacagcagcccgttcatggtccacaagaagtatgtctcgatctgtaactgacatcattggctcgatctaacagaacaagccaatgaaatcaacGGCCtcagttcaccgttcaacgttcagaggcgctgcacgtatttatgacgtcacgatttgatattttcaagtcaggtcagCGGCGCCTTAATGTGAAAgcgtatattatttatacccaCCGAAACGGAGCGGTTATACGTCCCGATCGCGTCGCGGTCTCCTCGGGTCTCTCTGCTCAGTTCCCCCCTCCACTGCGTCACTCATCAGAGACGCGTAACTGGCGTCACCGTCACTTCGTATGGTGCCGCCGCCTTACAGTTACCGATCCAACTTATATTAGGGTCTTacgatatctttaatttttttgctaggCGGACCCCAGTGTTCGCAAGTCTGACAAACGCATTCAAGAATCTCTGGTTCcaatcgtaacttggtcagatcgGTCAGGAACGACGAGATTCGAGATTTTCTCGGCCacataccaatttttttctgattttccggtgtggggcagctaagtgtctgaaaGTCTGTCGGACGCGCTGAAGAATTTCAGGTTTGATTCATAGATGACCAAAATTGGTTGGATAATgaagaattcctggctatcttgtctcagaatcaagagatcttcaatttttctgctgggctGACCGGAGTGTTCGCAAGTCTGACAAACGCATCCAAGGATTTCTGGATTCAATcctaacttggtcagaacggtcagatcaACGAGATTCAAGATTTTCTCTGcgaaatacgaactttttttgatttttcggtgcggggtggCTGAGTGTCTGCAAGTCTGTCGTACGCACGAAAGAACTTTAGGTTCGATTCATGAATGGccaaaatccgttgaaaaatgtagaattcatGTCTATCTTGTCTCAGAATCtggatatcttcaatttttctgctgggtGTGACGTCCTGGAGCggatgtttaataaaaaaaaaaaaattctctatttTTACAGTTGCGACCGACACGTCGCCTGAGAGTCTAAGAAGCCCTAATTTTATTTGTGGGACCCGGGCCCCTGCTACGGATTATATTTTACGGGTTTTCTTTGGAAGAATGAGACTTTATGGAATATAGTAAcgtggaatattttttcactcacttTTTGATCAATCGTGATAACCTCAGGTATTCTGATCACCTGCTGGGTGACCTCATGGATTACTCCGTCGTCGGAATGTGTTGAACTAGGGCCTGGATCTACCCGTGGAGGAGACTCTTAATTGTGAATTGTATAACTTCGAATTAGGGTATTTCACTGACTTtagtttttaaatactttCCAAGAAATAAATACACTTTGTTTAACTTTGGGTCTGTAACccatatattgttacaaactCTTTCAATTAAATCTTATGAATAAATGTACAAGTGATGAAGGAGTTACACGTGAAAGTTAATATTTAAGATTAATATtcaagggaaaaaattttagagcGTGTAGACAGAACAAAACTCGGCGAAGAAGTGACATTTCAAAGTTCAGATTTAAGATTTAAGAtttgagaaaacaagttttacacGTCTAGACAGATCAGAACTCGGCGAAGAAATAAGGAGTCCGCGCTCCGCAATCGACCGCCTCGGCCGTGTGGTGGGAGGTGCTTTTGCAAATGGCCGCTTCCCTTTCTCCAGTCCGGGGGTTCCCGCGTGGCATTTCCACTCCAAGATGGCGGTGGTCCAAGAGCCGGAGAATGTTTATTCGACTCGGTTCCCGGGCGTCGGGCTATCGCCTTATTGATAGATACTCAATACTTGTTTATCTTGGTATAAACATTTAGAAATCGTGGCCGCGAGTTTATTCTACTATGAACGTTTATGAATTGTAACcaaaagtatattttaatataaacgTTTACAAATCGTGACCaaatgtatattttaatataaacgTTTACAAATCGTGTGGTCAATTGTATATtggaatataattattcactCGGTGTACACCAACGCTCTTGGATGTGGCTTTTCTTTGACGCCAGGTACACTCGTCTCCTTAGATATTGTTTGATATTATTCTCAATACATTTTCTTAGTTAATATAATGATATCCATTATTGGATGAATATCGAGTATTGTTACTCGCAACTTAGTTATAATTCTAatgattttatactttttcccAATAATACAGTTTTTTAGCGGTATTACAAATCtaatatacgtatgtgtgtcTATGTATGTTGCAGAGTGAAGACGGAACAAGATGGTCGCCTACAATCTCATGAGGCGAGCCATATTCGTTATATTAATGTCATTTCTCTTCCATGTTATTTCGTCTTctttataatgaataaaatatata
This portion of the Diprion similis isolate iyDipSimi1 chromosome 7, iyDipSimi1.1, whole genome shotgun sequence genome encodes:
- the LOC124407965 gene encoding uncharacterized protein LOC124407965, producing MARERYMMAKELEFARRELALLSREIVPAPREPVREQLVQQNHNINAMKELIGDFKGGNVDFRKWEEQFKLLCRTYQLDDAHARLLLSAKLKGNASQWFQSKPEYIGMKVGVLLHELAMMFDHRPNRLARRKKFEDRIWKALENFSDYYHDKIILGSDVPIDEEELVDYLIDGIPNTSIQTQARIQRFREKASLLDAFDKVKLPPEKKIFAKSEAYGGENTKATPVASEHKASLTEKKPVDTFQSPRCFNCSKNGHLAFDCKLPRRAKGACLKCFAADHQLPDCPKVKREQISFISEPDGANFYKIAEFDVKVGKSRCLLDTLLDTGSPISLIKQQVVLNVNIDTTDIELNQYVGLNNSNLEIRGKIRANVRFDGLNCEDIDLRVVPDSTMKTSIILGREVLKKLNLELKTPAELEEEVVQEPFNIETCSIDVNVAESILINPGISREIQSAVRRLLTTDYLSPERPIEPQVQGEISLTLTSDKPLYFSRLAFTEKEQLKKILDKLLENGTIRPSESPYASPIVLVKKSNREFRLCIDYRFLNKIIERDNYPLPLIEDQIDTLRDKKYYSLLDLKDGFHHIKVTEDSIKYTSFVIPLGQLNI